GACCGGATCAGCGAACTGGAGGACGCGCTGAGGCGCAGCAACGCCGGCGCCAGGAGTGATGAATCGTGGATATGAACCGGCTGACCCAGAAGTCGCAGGAAGCCCTGCGGGAAGCACAGACGATCGCCGGACGGCTCGACCAGACCGAGGTCGACGGCGAGCATCTGCTGCTCGCCCTCATCGACCAGCCCGAGGGCCTGGTGCCCCGGCTGCTCGACCGGGCGGACGTCGACACCCAGGGGCTGCGCAGGGCCGTGACGGAGTCGCTGGCCCGCCGGCCCAGGGTGACCGGACCCGGAGCCCAGCCCGGCCAGGTGTTCATCACCCAGCGGCTCGCCCAGGTGCTGGACACCGCCGAGCAGGAGGCCAAGCGGCTCAAGGACGAGTACGTCTCCGTCGAGCACCTCGTCCTCGCCCTCGTGGACGAGGGCTCGAGGACCTCCGCGGGCCGGCTGCTCAAGGAGTTCGGCGTCACGAAGGAGTCGTTCCTCGACGCCCTCACGCAGATCCGCGGGCACCAGCGCGTCACCTCCGCCACCCCCGAGGGCTCGTACGAGGCACTCGAGAAGTACGGCCGGGACCTGGTCGCCGAGGCCCGCGGCGGAAGGACGGACCCGGTCATCGGCCGCGACGCGGAGATCCGCCGCGTCATCCAGATCCTGAGCCGGAAGACGAAGAACAACCCCGTCCTGATCGGCGACCCGGGCGTCGGCAAGACGGCGATCGTGGAGGGACTGGCCCAGCGGATCGTACGCGGGGACGTGCCCGACGGTCTCCGCGACCGGACGATCTTCGCCCTCGACATGAGCCTGCTGGTCGCGGGTGCCAAGTACCGGGGAGAGTTCGAGGAACGGCTGCAGGCGGTGCTCGGCGAGGTCAAGGGCGCCGAGGGGCGGATCCTGCTCTTCGTCGACGAACTGCACACCGTCGTCGGCGCGGGCGGAGGCCCCGAGGGCGCCATGGACGCCGGGAACATGCTCAAGCCGATGCTGGCACGCGGCGAACTCCACATGATCGGCGCCACCACCCTCGCCGAGTACCGCAAGTACGTCGAGTCCGACGCCGCCCTCGAACGCCGCTTCCAGCAGGTGGCCGTGGACGAGCCCAGCGTCGAGGACACCATCTCCATCCTTCGCGGTCTGCGCGAACGCCTGGAGGTCTTCCACGGGGTGAAGATCCAGGACACCGCGCTCGTCGCGGCGGCCACCCTCAGCCACCGCTACATCTCCGACCGGTTCCTGCCGGACAAGGCCATCGACCTCGTGGACGAGGCCTGTGCCCGGTTGCGGACGGAGATCGACTCGATGCCGGCAGAACTCGACGAGATCACCCGCCGGGTGACCCGGCTGGAGATCGAGGAGGCGGCACTCGAGACGGAGACCGAACCCGCCAGCCGCAAGCGCCTCGAGGAACTCCGGCGCGAACTGGCCGATCTGCGTGCCGAGGCCGACGCCATGCACGCCAAGTGGGAGGCCGAGCGCCAGGCCATCAGGCGGGTGCAGGAACTGCGCCAGGACCTGGAACAGGCTCGGCAGGAGGCCGAGGAGGCCGAGCGGAACTACGACCTCAACCGGGCCGCGGAACTCCGCTACGGCAGGATCACCGAACTGGAGAGGCGGCTCGCGGCCGAGGAGGACTCCCTCGCCGCCAAGCAGGGCGAGAACCGGCTGCTGCACGAGGTGGTCACGGAGGACGAGATCGCCGAGATCGTCGCCGCGTGGACCGGGATCCCCGTCACCCGGCTCCAGGAGAGCGAACGCGAGAAGCTGCTGCGGCTCGACGAGATCCTCGGCGAGCGCGTCGTCGGACAGGGCGAGGCGGTCAGACTCGTCACCGACGCCATCATCCGGGCCCGGTCCGGCATCCGGGACCCGCGGAGGCCGATCGGCTCGTTCGTCTTCCTCGGCCCGACCGGCGTGGGCAAGACCGAGCTCGCCAAGGCGCTGGCGGCGGCGCTCTTCGACAGCGAGGAGAGCCTGATCCGCCTGGACATGAGCGAGTACCAGGAACGGCACACCGTCAGCAGACTGGTCGGCGCGCCCCCGGGATACGTCGGCTACGAGGAGGGGGGCCAGATCACCGAGGCCGTCCGCCGCAAGCCGTACTCCGTCGTCCTGTTCGACGAGATCGAGAAGGCGCACGCGGACGTCTTCAACACCCTGCTGCAGGTGCTCGACGACGGCCGGATCACCGACTCCCAGGGCCGCACGGTCGACTTCCGCAACACCGTCGTCATCATGACCTCCAACATCGGGTCGACGTACCTGCTCGACGGCGTCACCGCCGACGGCGAGATCAAGCCCGAGACCCGGGCCCTGGTCATGGGCGATCTGCAGGCACACTTCCGGCCGGAGTTCCTCAACCGCATCGACGACGTCGTACTGTTCAAGCCTCTCGGCATGGCGCAGATCAAGAAGATCGTCGACCTCCAGTTCGACGATCTGCGCCGGCGGCTCGGGGAGCGGCAGATCACCCTGGAACTCAGCGACGCCGCCCGCGAGCACATCGCCGAGCAGGGCTTCGACCCCGTCTACGGTGCCCGGCCGTTGCGCCGCTACATCTCGCACGAGGTCGAGACCCTGGTCGGCCGTGCGCTGATCCGCGGTGACGTGCGGGACGGCTCGACGGTCCGGGTCGGCGAGCAGGATGGCGAACTCGTCGTCACCTACGACGAAGCGCCCAGCCGGCCGCGACCCGTCCAGGAGGCCGCGTGAGCCCGGTGAACCCGACCGACACGGGCGGCAGAACGGTCGCGTGCACCGAGTGCGGCCGCGGGAACCGCGTGCCGGCGGCCGCCGACGGCCGTCCGCGCTGCGGGAGCTGCAAGGCCCCGCTCCCGTGGATCGCCGACGCGGGCGACGGCGACTTCGAGGAGGTCGCTCAGAGGGCCGCGCCCGTCGTACTCGTCGACCTGTGGGCCACCTGGTGCGGACCGTGCCGTACGGTCGGTCCGGCGCTGGAGCAGGTCGCACGGGAACTGGCCGGTCGGATCAAGCTGGTCAGGGTCGACGTCGACCAGGCGCCGCGCATCGCGCAGAAGTTCCAGGTGCAGGCCGTACCTACCCTGATCCTGATGGACCGGGGAGAGGTGATCGCCCGACAGGCGGGCGCGGCCCCCGCACCCGCTCTGCGCCAGTGGGTCGAACAGGCCCTGCGAGGCCGCCGCTGAACTCCCGCAAGCCGCCGAACGGAGGCCGCCCGTGAAGGAGACCGATCCGCATCTCGACATGGTGCGTGCGGTGTCGCCGAACACCGCACGGCGGTAGCGTCAGTTCCATGATCGTATGGCTCAACGGCACCCACGGCGCAGGCAAGACGACGACCAGTGCTCTTGTGCAGCAGCTGATCCCGGATTCACGGGTGTTCGACGCCGAGAAGGTCGGCGAGACACTCATGGACATCACGCCGGGGCTGCCCGAGACGGACAACTTCCAGCACTGGCCGCCGTGGAGGCCGCTCGTAGTCGAGACCGCTCGCCGCGTACTCGACTACACCGGCGGCACTCTGGTGATGCCCATGACTGTCCTGATCGAGGAGTACTGGCGCGAGATCAGCACGGGCCTCGCCAACCATGCCATTCCGATACGGCACTTCGTCCTCCATGCCGACCAGGTCACCCTCTGTGAGCGCATCGCGGGCGACACTGTTCTTGGCCCCAACTCCCCGTTCCGTCTCAAATACCTTGAGCCCTATGCCGAGGCGGCCCGCACGTGGCTACACGGTGAGGCCGAGGTCATCGACACCACCCACCTCACGCCCGCACAGGCAGCCCTGCGGATCGCAGAGGCCGTCAAGAGTTGAGGCCCGCCCGCCACACGAAACAGGCCCGGCGAGGATTGGACACGGTTCTGCGGAACGTGTTCGGAGGACACGAGCGCGGAATGCCGAAGCCTCGCAGGTCACGGCGATGCCGTTGGACACCGAAACGCGGAACCTACACGACGATGGTCAGATCGGGCTCCAGCCCGGCCCGGTGGACCATCCGCAGCAGCGCGGTGGCGAACAGCCCGTACAGCGTGCCGATCTCCAGGATGCTCCCGTTCGGTGGTGAGAGCGGTGGAATCGACGCGAGCTTGCCGCACACGTTGGACGTGGACCCGGCGAGCCGGCCGACCCTGAGCGCCTGCATGGCCACCACCGTGCGGTCGGCGACGACGACGCTGCGGCGGCCGTCCCACCCCGCCGGGACGACGGGTTGCGGATTGCTTTGAACACTCCGTGGCACGCGTCCGTATGGAACTCAAGCGGGTCCCCCACAGCCGTTCGCGTTCCACGCGCGAACCGGCAGAGACGCACAGGAGTTCCATTGAGAAGAAGTGCACGCAGACGCTCAACGGGCGGCAGGAGAGTAGTGGCGGCCTCGATCGCGCTCATGCTGGGCGGGGGCGGTCTGATCGCCGTCAACACCTATGCCTCGGCCGGCGAGGGGTGGGGGCAGTCGCAGAACCAGACCCTCGGAGCCGGCGCCGCCGCGTCCACCATCAAGTGCCCGGAGGTCGCGAACGGGCTCTCGGAGGTGCCGGACGCGGCGCGTTCCGAGGTCGACAAGGAACTGGCCGCGATGGACAGCCAGATCACGGAGGCATACAAGCGGTTTGCCGACCAGAAGGAACAGGTCGCGCGGGACCCGAAGTTCGCCGAGAACGCGGTCCTCGGTCCGTTGGAGGACAAACGGACGGCCAGCCTCGACCGCATCTCCACGGCGATCGGCCGGTCGGGCGAACGCCCCAAGGGCCTCGAGTCCATGGCGGCCTGCGAGTTGCAGGAGGACGACGCCGACAAGGAGGGGCAGGACGGCGGTCAGGGTCAGGGTCAGGACAACGGCGGTCAGGACCAGGGTCAGGACAACGGCCAGGGCGGCGGGAACGGCGGTCAGGCCGGCAACGGCCCGGAGCAGTCCGACTTCGTCGACATCGAGTCCGTCCAGCCGAACGTCGACAACCCGCGCAACCGGCGCGGTGCCTCCCGGGGCACGTTCACGACCAGCTGCGGTGTGAACGAGAACGGGAAGTTCAACCCGGACAACGTGATCGTCGCTCCCGGTGTCGCCAACGGCGCCCACCACATGCACGACTACGTGGGCAACCAGGCCAACGACGCCTTCGCCAGCGACGACGACCTCGCCAACGGCGAGACGACCTGTGTGAACCAGGCCGACAAGTCGACGTACTACTGGCCGGTGCTGCGGCTGCAGAACGGGCAGCAGGAGAACGACGCCGACGCCGACGGCGGCGGCAAGGACCAGAACGTCGGCGAGATCCAGACGCCGTCCCAGGTCACGCTGAACTTCGTCGGCAACCCGCGCTCCAAGGTGACGGCCATGCCGCGGTTCCTGCGGATCATCACCGGCGACGCCAAGGCGTTCGTCAACGGTGACGCGAACGCGAACGCGTCGTGGAGCTGCACCGGGTTCGAGAACCGCCAGCTGAAGGACAAGTACCCGATCTGCCCCGAGGGCAGCCAGGTGGTGCGGTCGTTCAAGTTCCAGAGCTGCTGGGACGGTCAGAACACCGACAGCGCCAACCACCGCACCCATGTCGCCTTCGCCCAGGCGAACGGCGCCTGCCCCAACGGCTTCCGGGCCATTCCGCAGCTCGTGCAGCGCATCGTCTACGACGTGCCGGCGCCGGTCTTCGACGGGGAGAACCCGAGCGTCTTCGCCGTCGACTCCTTCCCGGAGCAGCTGCACAAGCCCATCACCGACCACGGCGACTTCATCAACGTCTTCGACGAGAACCTGATGGAGGAGCTGGTGAGCTGCATCAACGAGGGCCGCAAGTGCGGTCCCGGCGGTGCGGGCGCACCTCCCGCCGACGGCGGTGACAACGGCGGCGGTGACAACGGTGACGGCAACGGCGGCAACGGCGGTGACGGCAACGGCGGTGACGCCGGCAACGGGGAGAACCCCGCTGACCCGGCCCCGCCGAACGACGGTGCGACGGGCGGTCAGGACGCTCCCGACGCACCCGGCGAGCCGCAGAAGCCCGGAGGGGACACCCCGCCCGCCGACGGTGGAGCGGGCGGTCAGGACGCACCCGCTGCACCCGGCGGGGACGAAAAGCCCGGCGCTGCCGCGGGTGCCGGTCAGGACGGCGCCGGGGCCGGCGACGACGGTTCAGGGGAGCAGAACGTTCCGCAGGGCGGCGGTGACGTGAAGGACCCCGAGGTCCTCGCCGGTTCGTCCACCGGGGCGAACGGCTCGTCGCAGGCCGCCGGTGCGGGCGACGGCAAACCCACCGCCACCGCCCAGGCCACGGAGGACGCGGGGGAGAACGATCCCGAGCCCAACGGCGCCGGTCGGCCCGTGGCCGCGGGACAGGGCGGCGGGCTCGCCGAGACGGGTGCCCAGCTCTGGCCGTCCGCTGCCGGAGCCGCGCTGCTCGTCGCGGGGGGAGTCCTGCTGCTCCGTACGCGTCGTCCGCAGCGCGCGGCCGCACGCCGTCACTGACGCGGCCCCGCACATCGGTCCTGGCC
The genomic region above belongs to Streptomyces marianii and contains:
- the clpB gene encoding ATP-dependent chaperone ClpB, encoding MDMNRLTQKSQEALREAQTIAGRLDQTEVDGEHLLLALIDQPEGLVPRLLDRADVDTQGLRRAVTESLARRPRVTGPGAQPGQVFITQRLAQVLDTAEQEAKRLKDEYVSVEHLVLALVDEGSRTSAGRLLKEFGVTKESFLDALTQIRGHQRVTSATPEGSYEALEKYGRDLVAEARGGRTDPVIGRDAEIRRVIQILSRKTKNNPVLIGDPGVGKTAIVEGLAQRIVRGDVPDGLRDRTIFALDMSLLVAGAKYRGEFEERLQAVLGEVKGAEGRILLFVDELHTVVGAGGGPEGAMDAGNMLKPMLARGELHMIGATTLAEYRKYVESDAALERRFQQVAVDEPSVEDTISILRGLRERLEVFHGVKIQDTALVAAATLSHRYISDRFLPDKAIDLVDEACARLRTEIDSMPAELDEITRRVTRLEIEEAALETETEPASRKRLEELRRELADLRAEADAMHAKWEAERQAIRRVQELRQDLEQARQEAEEAERNYDLNRAAELRYGRITELERRLAAEEDSLAAKQGENRLLHEVVTEDEIAEIVAAWTGIPVTRLQESEREKLLRLDEILGERVVGQGEAVRLVTDAIIRARSGIRDPRRPIGSFVFLGPTGVGKTELAKALAAALFDSEESLIRLDMSEYQERHTVSRLVGAPPGYVGYEEGGQITEAVRRKPYSVVLFDEIEKAHADVFNTLLQVLDDGRITDSQGRTVDFRNTVVIMTSNIGSTYLLDGVTADGEIKPETRALVMGDLQAHFRPEFLNRIDDVVLFKPLGMAQIKKIVDLQFDDLRRRLGERQITLELSDAAREHIAEQGFDPVYGARPLRRYISHEVETLVGRALIRGDVRDGSTVRVGEQDGELVVTYDEAPSRPRPVQEAA
- the trxA gene encoding thioredoxin, with amino-acid sequence MSPVNPTDTGGRTVACTECGRGNRVPAAADGRPRCGSCKAPLPWIADAGDGDFEEVAQRAAPVVLVDLWATWCGPCRTVGPALEQVARELAGRIKLVRVDVDQAPRIAQKFQVQAVPTLILMDRGEVIARQAGAAPAPALRQWVEQALRGRR
- a CDS encoding P-loop NTPase family protein, producing MIVWLNGTHGAGKTTTSALVQQLIPDSRVFDAEKVGETLMDITPGLPETDNFQHWPPWRPLVVETARRVLDYTGGTLVMPMTVLIEEYWREISTGLANHAIPIRHFVLHADQVTLCERIAGDTVLGPNSPFRLKYLEPYAEAARTWLHGEAEVIDTTHLTPAQAALRIAEAVKS
- a CDS encoding DUF1996 domain-containing protein, which codes for MLGGGGLIAVNTYASAGEGWGQSQNQTLGAGAAASTIKCPEVANGLSEVPDAARSEVDKELAAMDSQITEAYKRFADQKEQVARDPKFAENAVLGPLEDKRTASLDRISTAIGRSGERPKGLESMAACELQEDDADKEGQDGGQGQGQDNGGQDQGQDNGQGGGNGGQAGNGPEQSDFVDIESVQPNVDNPRNRRGASRGTFTTSCGVNENGKFNPDNVIVAPGVANGAHHMHDYVGNQANDAFASDDDLANGETTCVNQADKSTYYWPVLRLQNGQQENDADADGGGKDQNVGEIQTPSQVTLNFVGNPRSKVTAMPRFLRIITGDAKAFVNGDANANASWSCTGFENRQLKDKYPICPEGSQVVRSFKFQSCWDGQNTDSANHRTHVAFAQANGACPNGFRAIPQLVQRIVYDVPAPVFDGENPSVFAVDSFPEQLHKPITDHGDFINVFDENLMEELVSCINEGRKCGPGGAGAPPADGGDNGGGDNGDGNGGNGGDGNGGDAGNGENPADPAPPNDGATGGQDAPDAPGEPQKPGGDTPPADGGAGGQDAPAAPGGDEKPGAAAGAGQDGAGAGDDGSGEQNVPQGGGDVKDPEVLAGSSTGANGSSQAAGAGDGKPTATAQATEDAGENDPEPNGAGRPVAAGQGGGLAETGAQLWPSAAGAALLVAGGVLLLRTRRPQRAAARRH